One genomic window of Dethiosulfovibrio salsuginis includes the following:
- a CDS encoding cyclodeaminase/cyclohydrolase family protein translates to MKLSDLTVKGFVEELASESPAPGGGSVAALAGSLGAALSVMVAGLTVGKEKYKDNWEIMEKVQADGTALQNRFLELMEEDTEAFNGFMAAMKMPKATDEEKAARSKAMQEATKKAIEVPFETMKECAAMVKLADIASTKGNPNAVTDAGSAAVLARAAAVAASYNVKINLMGLKDEAFAAKIRSEMEETLKNIETSVAAIESSVEASIS, encoded by the coding sequence ATGAAACTTTCAGACCTTACTGTAAAAGGCTTCGTCGAGGAACTGGCTTCCGAATCTCCCGCCCCCGGCGGCGGCAGCGTAGCGGCACTAGCTGGCTCCCTCGGAGCGGCTCTCAGCGTCATGGTCGCAGGATTAACTGTAGGCAAGGAGAAATACAAAGACAACTGGGAGATCATGGAGAAGGTTCAGGCCGATGGCACAGCCCTTCAGAACCGCTTCCTAGAGCTTATGGAAGAGGATACCGAGGCATTCAACGGCTTCATGGCCGCTATGAAAATGCCTAAGGCCACCGACGAGGAGAAGGCGGCTCGCTCCAAGGCAATGCAGGAAGCCACCAAAAAGGCCATAGAGGTTCCCTTCGAGACCATGAAGGAATGTGCCGCCATGGTAAAGCTGGCCGACATCGCAAGCACCAAAGGCAACCCCAACGCCGTCACCGACGCCGGCAGTGCGGCGGTGCTCGCAAGAGCCGCGGCGGTAGCGGCCTCCTACAACGTGAAGATAAACCTCATGGGACTCAAGGACGAGGCCTTCGCTGCGAAGATCAGATCCGAGATGGAAGAAACCCTTAAAAACATCGAGACTTCCGTGGCTGCCATAGAGAGTTCCGTCGAGGCATCCATAAGCTAA
- a CDS encoding urocanate hydratase codes for MEYNATVDKAMSIKLGSELPSAKDFAKGIRRAPDRGWNLNQKETELALKNALRYVPEELHETLAPEFMEELRTMGRIYAYRYRPEGRIYGKPIDEYKGKCVAGKAFQVMIDNNLDFEIALYPYELVTYGETGQVCQNWLQYQLIKRYLEELTDDTTLVIESGHPLGLFKSKPDAPRVIITNGLLVGIFDNQAEWHRGMQLGVTNYGQMTAGGWMYIGPQGIVHGTFNTVLNAARQRLGIGPKDNLAGILFVSSGLGGMSGAQPKAIEIAGGVGIVAEVDSSRIETRHSQGWVSRIAETCEDAFTMAKEAMDKKEPLSIAYHGNIVDLLEYAADKGIDIPLLSDQTSCHAPYDGGYCPADMTFDERTAMLKDDPDEFRRRVDETLRRHYEVVKRLVEKGTYFFDYGNSFMRAIFDAGVKEICKNGEDTHDGFVWPSYVEDIMGPVLFDYGYGPFRWCCLSGNPEDLRKTDKAAMDCIDPNRRAQDYDNWIWIRDAEKNGLVVGTQCRILYQDAEGRTKIALKFNEMIRNGEIGPVMLGRDHHDVSGTDSPYRETSSVKDGSNICADMATQCFAGNAARGMSLCALHNGGGVGIGKVINGGFGMVLDGSERADEIVKSAMMWDVLGGVARRAWARCDHAVEVSGEMNDKYPNDYHITLPYVPKEDLVSSVVEKAWKEKNGGGCCCGCNCK; via the coding sequence ATGGAATATAACGCAACGGTAGATAAGGCCATGAGCATAAAGCTCGGCTCCGAGCTTCCTTCCGCTAAAGACTTCGCCAAGGGAATCCGCAGGGCTCCCGATAGAGGCTGGAACCTGAACCAGAAGGAGACCGAGCTAGCTCTCAAAAACGCCCTTCGCTACGTCCCTGAGGAACTTCACGAGACACTGGCTCCTGAGTTCATGGAGGAGCTTCGCACCATGGGCAGGATCTACGCCTATCGTTATCGCCCTGAAGGACGTATCTACGGCAAGCCCATAGACGAGTACAAAGGCAAGTGCGTCGCAGGAAAGGCCTTCCAGGTAATGATAGACAACAACCTGGACTTTGAGATCGCCCTCTATCCCTACGAGCTGGTGACCTACGGCGAGACAGGCCAGGTATGCCAGAACTGGCTTCAGTATCAGCTGATAAAGAGGTATCTTGAAGAGCTCACCGACGACACCACCTTAGTGATAGAGAGCGGCCACCCTCTTGGGCTCTTCAAATCCAAGCCCGACGCACCTAGGGTCATAATCACCAACGGCCTGCTTGTGGGCATATTCGACAATCAAGCCGAGTGGCACAGAGGGATGCAGCTTGGGGTCACCAACTACGGCCAGATGACCGCTGGCGGCTGGATGTATATAGGCCCCCAGGGTATCGTCCACGGTACTTTCAACACGGTGCTTAACGCCGCCCGCCAGAGGCTGGGAATCGGCCCCAAGGACAACCTAGCCGGTATCCTCTTCGTATCCTCCGGCCTTGGCGGAATGAGCGGAGCTCAGCCAAAGGCCATAGAGATAGCCGGTGGGGTGGGCATAGTGGCCGAGGTCGACTCCTCCCGGATAGAGACCCGCCACAGCCAGGGATGGGTCAGCAGGATCGCCGAGACCTGCGAGGACGCCTTCACCATGGCTAAAGAGGCGATGGACAAAAAGGAGCCCCTCTCCATTGCATACCACGGCAACATAGTGGACCTGCTGGAGTACGCCGCTGATAAGGGCATAGACATCCCCCTTCTCTCCGACCAGACCTCCTGCCACGCTCCCTACGACGGAGGTTACTGCCCTGCGGACATGACCTTCGACGAGAGAACCGCCATGCTCAAAGACGACCCCGACGAGTTCCGTCGCAGAGTCGACGAGACCCTCAGGAGACATTACGAGGTAGTGAAGAGGCTCGTCGAGAAGGGAACCTACTTCTTCGACTACGGCAACTCCTTCATGAGAGCGATCTTCGACGCTGGCGTCAAGGAAATCTGCAAAAACGGCGAAGACACCCACGACGGATTCGTATGGCCCTCCTACGTGGAGGATATCATGGGACCGGTCCTGTTTGACTACGGCTACGGCCCCTTCCGTTGGTGCTGCCTGAGCGGCAACCCTGAGGACCTCAGGAAGACCGACAAGGCCGCCATGGACTGCATCGACCCCAACCGTCGTGCCCAGGACTACGACAACTGGATCTGGATCAGGGACGCCGAGAAAAACGGCCTCGTGGTCGGAACCCAGTGCCGTATCCTCTACCAGGACGCGGAAGGTCGTACCAAGATAGCCCTTAAGTTCAACGAGATGATCCGCAACGGCGAGATCGGCCCTGTCATGCTCGGAAGGGACCACCACGACGTATCGGGGACCGACTCACCTTACCGTGAGACCTCCAGCGTCAAGGACGGAAGCAACATCTGCGCCGACATGGCGACCCAGTGCTTCGCCGGAAACGCCGCCAGAGGCATGAGCCTCTGCGCCCTTCACAACGGCGGAGGGGTCGGCATCGGCAAGGTCATCAACGGAGGCTTCGGGATGGTCCTGGACGGTTCGGAGAGAGCCGACGAGATCGTCAAGTCCGCCATGATGTGGGACGTCCTCGGGGGAGTCGCCAGGAGAGCCTGGGCCCGCTGTGACCACGCCGTCGAGGTCAGCGGCGAGATGAACGACAAATACCCCAACGACTACCACATCACACTGCCCTACGTGCCCAAGGAGGACCTAGTGAGCTCGGTCGTCGAAAAGGCCTGGAAAGAGAAAAACGGCGGCGGATGCTGCTGTGGTTGCAACTGCAAGTAA
- a CDS encoding YjiH family protein, whose product MSKQNVSSIGVARFLGYSAFGLFMFFFPLTIGGNSTIPVDHIISAIRTYAPGGASIYAILVMIAGAVSPFIRKTWNKSNMDVFFSMAKVAGAIIGLMLYFNVGPEWLMAKDMGPFLFSKLAIPVGLVIPIGSVFLAFLVGFGLLEFTGVLMTPIMRPVFKTPGRSAIDAVASFVGSYSVGLIITNNVYRQGKYSVREATIIATGFSTVSATFMLIVAKTLGIMDHWGTFFWVTMLVTFAVTAITTRLWPLRSIPDDYFTGKAPEEHTGEGSLFSRAWSEGMETAAEAPSITGLVLSNLKEGLNMAMVVIPSITSIGLLGLVVAKYTPVFDIAGYAFYPFFKLFGLPEAALAGKAAAVSLAEMFLPAILIAKAEVSMVLKFVIAVLCVSEILFFSAIIPCIMGTDIPIKMRDILVIWFERVVLTILIATPIAMALF is encoded by the coding sequence ATGTCCAAACAGAACGTCTCATCAATAGGAGTAGCCCGGTTTCTGGGCTACAGCGCATTCGGCTTGTTTATGTTTTTCTTTCCTCTGACCATAGGGGGTAATTCGACCATCCCTGTGGACCACATCATATCGGCGATAAGGACCTACGCACCAGGCGGGGCGTCTATCTACGCTATACTGGTCATGATAGCCGGGGCGGTGTCCCCTTTCATCAGGAAAACCTGGAATAAGTCTAACATGGACGTATTTTTCTCCATGGCTAAGGTAGCGGGAGCCATAATAGGTCTCATGCTCTATTTCAACGTAGGTCCTGAGTGGTTGATGGCAAAGGACATGGGGCCGTTCCTCTTTTCAAAACTCGCAATCCCCGTCGGTCTGGTCATCCCCATCGGATCGGTGTTCCTGGCCTTCTTGGTTGGCTTCGGTCTCCTTGAGTTCACCGGTGTCCTGATGACTCCCATCATGAGACCGGTCTTCAAGACCCCAGGTCGATCGGCCATCGACGCTGTTGCATCCTTCGTAGGAAGCTACTCTGTGGGGCTTATCATCACCAACAACGTCTACCGCCAGGGAAAATATTCCGTCAGGGAAGCGACTATAATAGCCACAGGATTCTCCACCGTCTCCGCTACCTTCATGCTCATAGTGGCGAAGACACTGGGAATAATGGACCACTGGGGAACCTTCTTCTGGGTGACCATGTTGGTAACCTTCGCTGTGACCGCCATAACCACCAGACTGTGGCCCCTTAGGTCTATACCGGACGACTACTTCACCGGCAAGGCCCCAGAGGAGCATACCGGCGAGGGCTCGCTGTTCTCCAGAGCCTGGAGTGAGGGGATGGAAACTGCCGCAGAGGCACCTTCCATAACCGGCCTGGTCCTCAGCAACCTCAAAGAGGGCTTGAACATGGCTATGGTAGTTATTCCGTCCATAACCTCCATAGGCCTGCTGGGACTGGTGGTGGCAAAATACACCCCGGTGTTCGACATAGCTGGTTACGCCTTCTATCCCTTCTTCAAACTCTTCGGCCTTCCTGAGGCTGCCCTTGCGGGTAAGGCCGCAGCGGTATCGCTGGCTGAGATGTTCCTCCCAGCCATCCTCATAGCCAAGGCTGAGGTCTCCATGGTCCTCAAGTTTGTGATAGCGGTGCTCTGCGTATCGGAGATACTGTTCTTCTCCGCCATAATTCCCTGCATAATGGGCACCGACATCCCCATAAAGATGAGGGACATACTGGTCATATGGTTTGAGAGAGTAGTCCTCACTATCCTCATAGCCACGCCTATAGCGATGGCGTTGTTCTAA